The genome window ATTTCAGATGGAAAACTTAAAGAATTAGAAGGTAATGAAGCTTTAAAAGTATGGATATATAAGACTTTGAAAACAGAGAGATATAGATATTTAGGATATAGTTGGGACTATGGGCATGAGCTAGATAATATAATTGGAAGTACATTTTCAAAGAAAGCACAAGAGAGCGAAGCTAAAAGATATATACAAGAAGCACTTAGTATAAATCCATATATAAAAGGAGTAAGTGATATTGTAGTTAAATTTGAAGAAGATAAATTATATATAGAACTTACTATTCAAACTATATATGGGGAGGTGGATATCGTTGTTTGAGAATCAAACAGAAGAAGCCATAAAACAGAGAATATTAGATCGCATAGATAATAGTATGAGTAAGATTGAAGGTACATTGACTCATGATGCAATAAGTCCTACTTCTATAGAACTAGCACAGACATATATAAATCTTGACTATATTGCAAATAAACTAGATATAGATAGTTTAGAAGGGGCAGAACTAGAACAAAGGATAAAAGAACGAACAGGAATAGAAAGAAAACCTGCAACAAAAGCGACTACAAATGTAGTTATACATGGAAGTGTAGGGGCAGAAATAAGAAAAGGGGATATTGTAGGAAGCAACTCTGTTAACTTTATTTCTCTTGAAAATAAGACTATAGGAGAAGAAGGATACACAAATGTCAACATTGAATGCGAAAGGTTTGGAACAGTAGGTAATGTTCCTACCGGTGCTATAAACTTCTTTCCCATT of Gottschalkia purinilytica contains these proteins:
- a CDS encoding DUF2634 domain-containing protein — its product is MSIFPFIEPPTEIVTKSQELPLFREYAWDFEKNIPLISDGKLKELEGNEALKVWIYKTLKTERYRYLGYSWDYGHELDNIIGSTFSKKAQESEAKRYIQEALSINPYIKGVSDIVVKFEEDKLYIELTIQTIYGEVDIVV